Below is a genomic region from Frankiales bacterium.
GGATCGTGAGCACCTCGGAGACGTGCGCCGCGAGGTCGGCGGGGACGACCTCGAGCACGACGGCGAAGGCGCCGGCGGACTGCAGCGCCTTCGCGTCCTGGAGGAGCCGCTGGCCGTCCTCGCCGCGGCCCTGCACGCGGTAGCCGCCGAAGGCGTGCACCGACTGCGGGGTGAGGCCGAGGTGACCCATCACAGGGATGCCGGAGGCCACGAGCAGCTCGACCTGCGGCAGCACGCGCGAGCCGCCCTCGAGCTTCACCGCGTGCGCGCCGCCCTCCTTCATGAACCGCGACGCGGTCTCGAGGGCCTGCTGCGGCGAGGCCTGGTAGGACCCGAAGGGCAGGTCCGCGACCACCATCGCGCGCTCGGAGCCGCGGACGACGCCGCGCACGAGCGGCAGGAGCTCGTCGACCGACACGGGCACGGTCGAGTCGTAGCCGTAGACGACCATCGCGGCCGAGTCGCCGACGAGCAGCACGGGGATGCCGGCCTCGTCGAAGACGCGTGCGGTGAGGGCGTCGTACGCCGTGATCATCGGCCACTTCTCGCCGCGGGCCGTGGCGGCGGCGAGGTCGCGCACGGTGACGCGCCGGCCGGTGGGGGAGCCGCCGTAGAGCGGCTCGGGGACGTGCGGGGACGTGCCGGTCATGAGGACCTCCATCGACTCGAGTCCCGGAGCGGGTACCCGTTCGTCTCCCAGGGTGGCACAGGCACCTCCCTCGCGGCGAGCACCCCCGGCCGGCCGTCCGCCGCGCCGCCGGAGCGCGGTTCCCCCGGGGGCGCTCGGGCCGGAACCGGGATGCGGATGTCGGAGGTCCGTGGTATCGAAACGGTACGGTTGCGTTTCGGATTAGCCTCGCCTAATCTCGACGCCGACACCTCGGACCCCGGAAGGCACCCCCATGACCGACTCCTCCGCAGCCCCCTCGGGCGCGGTCGCCGCCCGCGACCAGCAGCCCGCGGACGGCTGGCAGACCTCCGGCGAGGGCCACCCCCGCCGCTGGGCGATCCTCGGCGTGCTCGTCACGAGCCTGCTCGTCGTCGTCCTCGACAACACGATCCTCAACATCGCGCTGCCCACGATCCAGCGCGACCTCGGCGCGAGCCAGAGCGAGCTGCTGTGGGCGGTCGACGCCTACATCCTCGTGTTCGCGGCGCTGCTGTTCACGTGGGGCGTCCTCGGCGACACCTACGGCCGCAAGAAGGTGCTCATCACGGGGCTGACGGTCTTCGCCGTGGCCTCGGCCGCCTGCGCCTTCGCGGTCTCGCCGATCATGCTCATCACCTTCCGCGGGATCATGGGCATCGGCGGCGCCGCCGTCCTCCCCGTCACCCTGGCGATCATCACGGTCGTGTTCCCGCCGCACGAGCGGGGCCGGGCCATCGGCCTGTGGGCCGGCGCCGTCGGCGGCGCGGTGGCGCTCGGCCCGGTGCTCGGCGGCCTGCTGCTCGAGAACCCCGGCTGGACCTCGTGGCTGACCAACAACGACTGGGGCGGCGTCTTCCTCATCAACGTGCCGATCGTGGCCATCGGCCTGGTTGGGATCGTGTGGGTCGTCCCGGAGACCAAGAACCCGCACCCGCAGGCGCTGGACATCCCCGGCCTGGTGATCTCGTTCGTCGGCCTGGGCCTGTTCGTCTACGGCATCA
It encodes:
- the panB gene encoding 3-methyl-2-oxobutanoate hydroxymethyltransferase: MTGTSPHVPEPLYGGSPTGRRVTVRDLAAATARGEKWPMITAYDALTARVFDEAGIPVLLVGDSAAMVVYGYDSTVPVSVDELLPLVRGVVRGSERAMVVADLPFGSYQASPQQALETASRFMKEGGAHAVKLEGGSRVLPQVELLVASGIPVMGHLGLTPQSVHAFGGYRVQGRGEDGQRLLQDAKALQSAGAFAVVLEVVPADLAAHVSEVLTIPTIGIGAGPDTDAQVNVWQDMAGLNSGHVAKFVRKYADVHGVLLDATRAWASDVVSGAYPAPEHTYE